The segment AACTACAAAAGAATTGTCCTCAATCTCTCAAAGTTTAACTTCTGCTTTTTTGCGAGACCTCTCAAAGTTTAGCTCATTTGCCCTTGGAGAATCTATGGAAATTTTGATTTACTCCTAGCGGAACCTTCACTTGCAAAACTAGATAACTGACCACCCAAGGGGAAGCGTACATCGCTTACCTCATTGCTTAGGCACATCACTTTGCTCATTACCGAGGTGATAGTGACACGGTCTAACAACCGGAGTTGCATCAGAGGCACCCGTTTTGCAGTTACATCAGGGGCAGCCGTTTGGATTGTAGTGGCCAAGGTGGAGACATTTGGAGCACCAAACGGATGATATGATTAGTTTGGTGGAAGATCGACCAGGGTAGCTGGCAGAAATGGCGATAGATCACCACGAGAGaacgtttcaaaaaaaaaaaaaaaccccgaGACCAAACAGAAACAGAAGTATGCAAAGCGTGCGAGGAGCTTCGAGATAGCCCCGCTACAAGGCGTACCGtgctttctaaaaaaaaaaacagcacaAAAACAGACACAGCCAACAAGCACACTAGTGCCATGCCTAGCCTAATAATATCAAGCCGTGCCTTGCCAGGCCGGGCAGCCAATTTTGCCATCCAAAATGAATGTACAGTACACAAGAGGCACTCATCACACACGGTCATAGACGCACGTTAATTCATTATGTGCAATCAGGGGTGTCGCACGTTGTAGGCAACCGGCGCAACTGGTCACGGGTTAACCACATTCTATTTGCTTAGTCTATCTATGATAGTAACACATAAATTCGTGTGAACACACTAGACACACTTTAAGTAAAACCAGACTTCCTGGCCAAGTCGCTGTAAAGGACGTCAGTATACCATAAGCTGAGGAATTAGTATCCACGAGAACATTCCATCTAGATACAGCACTCGGCACTGTATGGAAATGACTAGGTACCAAAAACTTCAGCAGCCCTTCAATTTTTCCTCCACCAACTCAATGCAGCGGTATAACACCAATTGAACAAGATTTAACGTGCACACTATCTCATTTGTAACCTCACCAGCATCCTTTTCATTTTCCAACTGAATTTCCGCCGCGATTGGTCTTAATGGGGTCAGCCACTCCAAGTGCACCTTGTGCAATGTCTCTTTCTGAAACAATTTTCCAGATCTTTCTCCTGATCAAAAGGGGAAGACAAAAGGTGATCAAACACATAATCCATTGTGGCACATGCAAATTCTAATCCATTAATCAGGCGATGATGCAAAACTGAGGAATCCTTCCTACATTCTGCTGGTTTACAAGAATGGAAAAAATTGACAAAAAAACACACATCTTATCAGTTCCATTACCAATTTGAAATTCCATTGCAcagtactctctccatcccaaattataagacattttttttctaaatactcCCTCTGTTTTTTTTCAAGTGTCGTATTTGGTTTTGGGAGAAAATCGCAAATAAGTGTCGTATTTTGTCTGGCCGCACCGTTCGCTTGGTTTGCAGCAGTGGCGGATGCAGTATAGGTGCATGAGGGTACGGCTGTACCCCCAAAATTTTTGTAGAAACACTATAAGTATATATACCTATATTGTATTATTATCTAGAACACTTTATCAAATAGCAATCTCTTGAGCTCAATTACTTAGACAAGAGGGATAATAGTCTGCAACCTTGTACTATAGCTCTTTCTTCTAGAAACCAGAATGAACACATGAACATAACATAAGTATAAGATAAATATGAGAATTGGGCCACTTAGGTCTGTACCCCTATGATTGAAATTCTAGATCCGCAGAAGTAATTGCCATGCAGGAGTAATTGCCAATCGCTGTACACGAAGCGGCATAATCGAACAGAATACAGAAATGTGAAGACTTAACTCAGAGTTAATCTCTGCCTTGGTCTGTGCACAAAAGCCAAATAAGACACTTAAAAAAAAGGACTACATTACTTTTGTAATGTATTTAGAAATTGCCAAAaccatcttataatttgaaatggagggtaTGCTTCTAAGGTTATTGCTCTTTGGAAAGTTATATAGGTGCATGACTTAAAAATTAGGAATAAGGATCTTTGGAAAGGTTCATTACCACTTCCAGACATGAATAAGGACATGTATGTGCATGACTTATAAATTAGGAATAAGGACCGATGCCAGACCCCCAAGTGTTAATTTCAACTTTTGGTAAGATTGTTTTTAAAAATCTAACAATTTTGCCAACAAAGTTCATTGGATTTGACACAAGTTATATAATATTAAACCAAAATGCTTAATTATGACCACAAAATAAGAAATCTACATTGATGGAAAAAAAAACCTGCAAAATTTTGAACCATATTTCAAATAGTAGTTAAAATATTGCAGGAGTCGAAATGTAGTGGATGCAAATACAGGCATAGCATGAATTGAAAAAACAAGAGTACATCACGGCTGTGACAAATTATCAATATCTGAAGATAAATTGTTAATGTTAAGTTTTTGGACGTTACCTCTTGAATCTATTATCAGAATAAATCTTAGCAAGTTTAGAGCTGATATTACCTGCATAGAAATAGGACAAACGTGAAATATTCTAGGaagttatttccagacaaaaACTGCACAATGTTGTGAAAACTGACAACACAATTAGTAGGGCAGACAAGTAAAATTTACAATAACAGAGCACCTTAAATAGAAACCACTGAACCAAGAACCCATTGGTCAAAGAGTGGCGAACACATAGCACCAGAAGGCCACCTTGCTCAACCATATGAAAGGAAAAAAGGTTACTGGAGATAAGCAGATGGCCTAACCAAGGTGTGATAACTGTGGTAGGTGATGACCAGTGGGTGAGGTGCTGGTGATGTAGAGGAACTTAGGCTACGCTGGCCTGAGCTTAGGCGCACAACAGGCCACGGTGATCAATACTGTACAACTGTAGCTAGTTGTAGCACAATAGCACCACCTCGCATGCGCAAGCGAGCGACAGGAGGTGCCATGCTTATAGAATAATGAAGGCGCTGCCTGCTTTGCTACCGTTATTTTTCATTGTGCAATATATGCAATATAATATGCAATATTAGTGCCATATATTGCAATCCTAAAAAATACAGTATTTGTGGGCTGAAAATTCAGGAACCTTCCAAAACGAATTTTTTGGTCCAGTTTTCTTCTTGTGCTGTTGTGTACATGGGCAACCCGATGGGTACCCGTGACTCGAGCGGGCATGGGTTTGGCATAGAATCAAACCCATGATGGGTCATGGGTTTTTTAGCGGGAAGATTTTATGTTCATGGGCATAGGTTTGGATTGGCAAAACCCAGCGGGTttgtacccgttgccatctcGTGGTCGCGCACAGTAAGTGTTGGACGGCTGATCGCCTAGCACGTCGTGGGCTACCTCATCCGGAGTACTGTCCCCTTTGTGACCAAGAAGACCTTGTCCCCTCAGCCTACAGAATTCCTTCCATGCTAGGTGGGAGAAAACTAGCAGCAGCACTGTTGATGGGTTGATGAGGCAAGGAATTAATTCGCTCATTATACTCGGAGCTTGGAGTATATGGAACAATCGCAGTGGGTGTGTTTTTGATGGAGCATCTCCAAACTTAGCTTGTGCTTTGATCATAGCTGGCGAGGAGTGCCACTTGTGGTCTATGGCAGGGGCTCTAGGGCTATCATTCTTGACTGCCCTCCTCCTCGGTAGTTGAGTGTCTAGCTCAGCAGTGGTCGCCTTGTGTAGTTTTGTCACGGGTGCGAATGTAATCCTTGTAGCTGTTGGGGCGTAAAAGTGGGTGTTTGTGGTGTCTGTGGGGTTGCTTGGGCTCTTGCCCTCttctcttcttaatataatgaggcACAGCTCTCCTGTGTTTTCAAGAAGAAAAATCAAAGAGGCCAACCAATCATAGCCGCAAAGAATTTGATCACCGAACCAGATCCCATTTCATTAGATTAGGAAGGAAATGATCAGTCAAAGGAATTTCCTAAATCATTTGCCTATACACAAGTTATCATTACTTTAAGTGCAATAATAAGATCATTAAAAGGAAATATACCTGTTCACTGTGATCAGGAAGGCAAGGAGGACCACCTTCTGGAGGCCTCAAAATCAGCTCCACTAACTCAAGTGCATGAGATGCCCAGCGCGGCAACCCGCTACCTCGAAATCCATCATCTTCAACACAATCATTGTCAGCTCGGCGACTCTCTCTCGAAACTTCCTCCCTCACTAGATCAAGGAGAATTGCAGTCTGACAGTAACCAGAAGTCAGAATTTTATTGATGACGCTAAAACAGAAACTCAAATTTTAAGAGCCATGTTTGCCATTCTCAACATAGTGCCTTAGAAGATTAAGGTCAGTGGTTAAGGGCAGTAACATTCATATAACTCTTTGTCCTCCAATATATTACGAGCATACATAAGATGGAGTTACCAAAACATAAAGAATGACTACTTGAACATAGTGTTAGAGAAAACAGTGTCCTTACCAAGGATGGAGATGTACTATTGTTTACAAGAGCTTGTAAGATGTCAAATCTCTGAGATGATGGCACCATTGAAATAACCTGACAATTTCATGTCATAAATTAGTgcaatattaaaaaaaaaagctagGCAAAACAGTACATAGGACGTAGAGATGCCATTCAAAATCAAGCTATCATCATGGAAATCGTGGCAATTATAATTTTCACACTTGTTGCAAAAATATGCACCAAAAGTGAGGAGCAAACTAAAAAAATACGTTAATTAGATCCATGCCATTAAGTTCAAGAAAAAAATAGATCCATGCCATTATAATTCAGCTGTTTCTGAAGTGCACCTGTTATGACGGGCATAACATACCAATGATTTcaggtcgtccgattaatcgcgattaatcgtccaGGTCGCTCCTAGGATTCGATTAGGAGGTCCGACTCGATTAGTTCGACCAGAAAGCTGGTCGCCCGATTAATcgtcgattaatcgcgattaatcgtcgattaatcgcgattaatcggacgactAGGTAAGATGGACGACCAGGCTTCTGTTTTTTTGGGCCTTTTCTAACTAGGACTGGGCTAATGGGCTTTAAGTTTTTGGCCTGTTAGGGTTTAGGTAGAATAGAGGGGCTGCAGGGGGGTTTGGGACAGCAATATGGACCTTTTGGACAGtgcagaaaagagaagaaaccaACTCCCACAAGTAATTCACTATCTAAACACTAATGTAGTCTTGATGCTGGCTTGATTGTGTATattatatagtatatatagGGGTATATATATAGGCATATATGCCCTGAAATAGCTGGACGACCAGGTGGACGACCAGGGCCGACCAGGGCGATTAATCGCCCTGGTCGACGATTAATCTCGATTAATCGCCTGGTCGGTCCTAGAGCGACCAGCTTCGACCAGTCGACCTGAAATCATTGTAACATACCAGCGCCGTAAGCCCAATAGTGGCTAGGAGAAGGCGGTGGAATTAGGGGTTTAGCCCATATACACCGCTATTTTTAATATTCTTAGGGGGTTTTCTTATAGTTGCTAttattagagatataaatatttgtAAACTCTATGGGACAAATTAAGCAGAAACATTATTTGTTTCCGGCTTCCTGAAGGGAGCTGGGATTCCTCCGACCTCTAACCCTAGCCGCacgcgcagcagcagccacgGCGCCTCCTCGCCGTCTTCCTCGCGTGCTCAAGCCACAACCTCCTCCTCGCGTACTCATACAGCCTAAGATCAGTCCCCGGTAGGACTAGGGTTCCTATCAGCACCACTACTTCTCACCAAATAGGATAAGTGCCATTGTAATTCAGCTCATACTTGACATATGCCATTATGCACGATGAGAGCAACCTTGGGCCACATGTAGGCATACGTACAGCTTCATACTTCCGCATAGGTCAAAATTCCCCTGCTACTCCCCTCTCCTTCCACTCACTGACATATGGGTCCTACTCCTCATACTTAACGTCTCTCTTCCTGTCTTCCCACAAGGCAGACTCCCCCTCTCTGCGCTAGCAGCCCAGCGTCacactccccccccccccccctctctgaGCCAGCACTGGTGCTGCCCAGCATCACACTCAATGCCGCCATGCACGCTCCATCAGGATGCACTAGAGGAGGTGGAAGCTATGCAGCACGGATACGGATACGTGTATCAGTATCGGACGGATACGGATACGCCATTTTTTGAAAAAACCCGATACGTGGATacgtttttttattatttttacaaAAAATAAAGGACATTAAAATTATTGCAGCCGATCGGTATGTATGGATGATCTCTAGACTACTCCAATCATTTCACACCTAATTACTACTTCTCCGAGTAGTGGTAGTTGGAGGGGTATTTTTGGCATGTAAATGTACAACACGTCTTCCCTGCCTGTGCTTAGCTGGACCCAAGATAAGATTTTTTAATCTTCTTTCTCTCCCCAACATTCTTCCCCACCATTTTGCACGACTGTGCTCCTGCTGGCCTGCTCCTCGCAGCTCCTCCATCGGCGCCATGCCTTCCTCCTCCCGTGCTGGTGAACGAGGTCCCTCTCGGCGCAGGCGGCCAAGCGACCATGGCTGCGCCCCACTCCACCCCACGCGCGTGGGTAGCAGGCGGCCCATCTGACGCGAATGCAGCACGCGAACCTCGCCGGCACAGACCTCGTCCAGCGCGGGGTGCGGCGCGGTGCGTGGCCGGCGGGCAGCCCGCCAGGTGCAGATGCAGCACGGACCTCGCCGGCACGGGTGCGGCGCGGGGTGCGGGTGCGGAACTGCGCATGGCCGGCGATTAGCGCACCAAGGTCAGTGTTGGCTTGTTGGGTATGCTATGCCGTATCGCAAACACCCAAATAGCTTGGATACGTATCAGTCCACGTATCGgagttttgttttatttatttttttaccgatACTTCATGGATACGTATCCATCCCGTATCCAGTGCGTATCCGTATCGGATACGTATCCGATACGGGATACGTGGCCAACCTCACGTATCCGTGTAACGTAGGGTGGAAGCCTCCATGACAAGGGGAGTAAGAGGCCACCATAGTATGGAGGGCCTCAAAGAGCTACATCTAGATGAGGGGCAGGATGGTGAGGATGAGCTGCAGGAGGTGCGCGATCATGATGCCCAGGGAGGCGGCAGCAGAGGAGATGCTCTGGCAAGTGGTACCAAAGCTCAAGGCGATGGTTGAGTTAGTTCTCAAGCCGAGCCTCCAAGCGGCGACATTTCTAGTTCGGGCTCCAGTGGCCCATCCATGACGGTGACAAGCCAGGACTCGTCACCACCGCCATCTGCAGCGGGAGCAGCCAGAGGCAAGCAGCACCGTAACAAAGAAGCTGGATCCATGACAAGAGGGGCAGGGTTCACGACAGAGAAGGATGGATCCGCCTCCATCCACACTCGGGGCACGTCACGGGGTACCGCGCGTCCTACTAGTAGTAGATCATGTTGCACTCCCACAAGTGACGCAAGGCCTGCTACTTTCACATCGTCATGACGTCCGACGCCCTGAGGGCCACCGTCCCACCGCCATCATCTACTAAATGGGGCCAACACGGTAGCCAAGGAGCTCTAGGTCCATGAAGGAGGCCACAAAGGGCACGTACATGTAGTTGACGCGGGGTATCGGCTGTAGGTGGAGGCGTACACGGACATGGCCTTGGAGCGGAAGTTCGCACCCATGGCGGTCGACCGCCGCATCTTGCGCATGGGCACATCATCCTCGTAGAAGACCACAACTACAGAGGTCCATAGGATGGAGTACCGGAAGTGCTACTCAAAGCGCGAGCTTCAGACACCGGCATGCATGAGCTCATCGTCAGATGCCACAAGTGACGATGGACTAGGGAGAGAGGAAGGGGAAGATGCAAGGTTGTAAGTCAAGTGGGAGAGGGGTAGGATGGGTATTTTCTATTTTGGACCATATGAAAAGTCTATGCAATACATACATGACCTACATGTGGGGCCAATGTCACTAAAGACGTATAAGATAAGATGGCATGGTTCAAAGGGAAGCTAAATTGTAATGGCACACGTCCTATAAGGTGAAAATTAGTGGTCGCCTCTGAAACAGCTGAATTATAATGACATGGATCTAATTAATCCATACACATAGGAGAGAGGAATTCAAGGTACTTGCCTTTTTCAAAGCAACAAAAGCTTTTTTCCGCACCAATGCCGCAGGGGCAGCCATCATAACACTTTCAATGGCCTATCAATCAATGTCATTAAAATGTTTATGCAGTACAATAAGAAATTACCACATTTTTGTAAAAGGCAGAGTGATACCTTGAGTGTTGCAAAAATACGAGGAGCATAGCATGTGAAATCTACATGATTATTGATCTCTTCAACATGATTTTCACCAGCTAGAATCAGCATTAAGTTTAAACCATGGGATTTGATTATCCATGGGTAATGAATTGAGGATAGGACATGTTTAAGCATGGTAATTGCTTCCCATTTCTTCATATGGTTGCCTTGAACTTCCTTCAGTGCTAATTCCAACTGTTCTCCAGCATACTTTGACATATCATTATCATCATACATATGTGTCCACACAACTGTAGAACAGGTGATACAGGTAACCGATGAGCATATAAACGATACACGAAAGAAATTGCTGTAGTAGAAACTATCACCACCTGAAAGTGCTGCACCATCCATAGCAAAGGAAAAATACTCCACAAAATCAGCATCTTCCTCTGCATCACTTTGCAAACAAATTTATCAGCTGAAACTAAAGCAAACCAAATGTGAAGAAATGAACAGAAAAGAAACTGGAAATAAATTGGATGAGTTAGACACCTTTTGGAAAGTTTATCAATTGCCGCTGTGACATCACTGCCCGTTAGCAGACCAAGATAGGTGAATCCACTAGATATAAGAAAATTGAAACTCTGAAAAATAACTGAACCACAAGCAGAGAGAATATCCTGCTGTCTGCTTTGTGATACAAGAGCCTGAAAGTAAGATGGCATGCATTGCACCATTATATATATCGTATTAGGGTAAAGGAAGAAAATAAACTGTAAAGAAAAGCGCCATCTCATGTACTCACTATATTCTGAAGGGAGTATAAACCAAGAATTGCACAGAGATCTTTGTTTTTGTCGAGCTTTCAGTAGACAGAACAATAATGCAGAATTAATGAGAACATAGAAATGATAAACAAAATGGTAAAATAAGTTTCAACATTAAACAGCTCACAATAGGTACTTAAATCAACAAACCATTGATTTGCACATTTCTTGAATGGCATTGCCAATGTTATGTGCTGCATTGAAGAGATCAACAGCAGCACTTCCATGTTCCTCAACACATTCTGATACAGCAGTATGCATAACTTTAAGGACAACAGGTAGTGCCACCTTTACTTGCTCGATATATCGCCTCTGAATTAAAGTAAGCACTGGCCAACGAATAATTAGTTCACAAACATTGAATAACATGGATACTAGTCTTTTAGACAGCAGGTGAGCAACATATTTGTAGAGTTTATCTACAGCATGCAGTGTTATCCTAAATAGTAAACAGTCATGTTTAACATTTAATCAGTTTAGACAGTTTAAATGGCGTAAACAGTTTTCTACTGTATCaccaaaatatacatacttatgaAACAAAACCTTGTATTCTGCAAgtatacatatttatgcattgACATCTGACGGAAAAACAGAATATACTATGTCTTCCACTAGCGCATTGACAGTTTATGTATCCACTTTCAACATGATGGAAACTAAAGTTAACAGGCATTTCTTGAATCTAATTCACTTCAGCAAATTAATCATGTTTACTCCATATTTCAACACTTTTTACCATTTAAACGCTTTGGCCGTCTAATTAGCTGTATATGGCCTAAACAAGACAGACACCTCTTGTTTACTGTTTACATGCTGTTCAAATGGCAGTTTAAGTCATTTAGGTGAAAACTGACTATAGTGTATACATGTCAGATTATCGGATTTTTTGGGGAACAAATTAAGGTGGATATTAAGATAATAGGCCCAAGTTTCAGATAAGATGGGGCACAacaattttacaaatattgaaCACGGAAATGAGAAGATATTTGTAGAAGTTTTCACAAGACAATAGTGCACATACCTTTAGCAAGTGCATCAAGTAGAAGAACAAAACTGGATAAGCCATTTGGTAGCTCCATTGGTGCATCTAATGCCTGCATTAATCAAATACAATAGGTTAAGCAAAAGAGATCAGAATACCTAAAGGAGCCAAGTATCAATTGTTCAGAGTCAGAAAAAACACAAGATTATAACTTCAGAATGAATCAATGAGGAACCACTTGCACTACACAAGTCTGGGCTAAGACGCGAAAGGGCCTCTAGCTGGGTTGAGTAGGTGGATTGAGTAACCTGGGTTCGACTCCATGTGGGAACGAATTTCAGTCTGGGGTTAAAAAAAAGTCCCTTCGTCTGTCCAAAACCAAAGCACCGATCTAAGGCACAGCCCCGGTCATGACCGTTCTCACATGGACTACGGTGCCGCTGTGTATGGGTG is part of the Sorghum bicolor cultivar BTx623 chromosome 10, Sorghum_bicolor_NCBIv3, whole genome shotgun sequence genome and harbors:
- the LOC8065533 gene encoding aberrant root formation protein 4 isoform X1, which encodes MAAVEPSAATTGDAPISYSPAAPYSARLREALTALSEACDSGNSNAAETASFTISDILDTAAIVSAEVDDGSEDASRPGASEELLREVLEFLSRPSSISNQMALDALSLVLPKPVAKLGAQMGRCRDVAAAILKFFVSNCSPRDMLSILCEALDAPMELPNGLSSFVLLLDALAKVLTLIQRRYIEQVKVALPVVLKVMHTAVSECVEEHGSAAVDLFNAAHNIGNAIQEMCKSMLDKNKDLCAILGLYSLQNIALVSQSRQQDILSACGSVIFQSFNFLISSGFTYLGLLTGSDVTAAIDKLSKSDAEEDADFVEYFSFAMDGAALSVVWTHMYDDNDMSKYAGEQLELALKEVQGNHMKKWEAITMLKHVLSSIHYPWIIKSHGLNLMLILAGENHVEEINNHVDFTCYAPRIFATLKAIESVMMAAPAALVRKKAFVALKKVISMVPSSQRFDILQALVNNSTSPSLTAILLDLVREEVSRESRRADNDCVEDDGFRGSGLPRWASHALELVELILRPPEGGPPCLPDHSEQVISALNLLRFILIIDSRGERSGKLFQKETLHKVHLEWLTPLRPIAAEIQLENEKDAGEVTNEIVCTLNLVQLVLYRCIELVEEKLKGC
- the LOC8065533 gene encoding aberrant root formation protein 4 isoform X3 codes for the protein MLPKPPPSPSPTFLTPQPSISNQMALDALSLVLPKPVAKLGAQMGRCRDVAAAILKFFVSNCSPRDMLSILCEALDAPMELPNGLSSFVLLLDALAKVLTLIQRRYIEQVKVALPVVLKVMHTAVSECVEEHGSAAVDLFNAAHNIGNAIQEMCKSMLDKNKDLCAILGLYSLQNIALVSQSRQQDILSACGSVIFQSFNFLISSGFTYLGLLTGSDVTAAIDKLSKSDAEEDADFVEYFSFAMDGAALSVVWTHMYDDNDMSKYAGEQLELALKEVQGNHMKKWEAITMLKHVLSSIHYPWIIKSHGLNLMLILAGENHVEEINNHVDFTCYAPRIFATLKAIESVMMAAPAALVRKKAFVALKKVISMVPSSQRFDILQALVNNSTSPSLTAILLDLVREEVSRESRRADNDCVEDDGFRGSGLPRWASHALELVELILRPPEGGPPCLPDHSEQVISALNLLRFILIIDSRGERSGKLFQKETLHKVHLEWLTPLRPIAAEIQLENEKDAGEVTNEIVCTLNLVQLVLYRCIELVEEKLKGC
- the LOC8065533 gene encoding aberrant root formation protein 4 isoform X2, giving the protein MAAVEPSAATTGDAPISYSPAAPYSARLREALTALSEACDSGNSNAAETASFTISDILDTAAIVSAEVDDGSEDASRPGASEELLREVLEFLSRPSSISNQMALDALSLVLPKPVAKLGAQMGRCRDVAAAILKFFVSNCSPRDMLSILCEALDAPMELPNGLSSFVLLLDALAKVLTLIQRRYIEQVKVALPVVLKVMHTAVSECVEEHGSAAVDLFNAAHNIGNAIQEMCKSMLDKNKDLCAILGLYSLQNIALVSQSRQQDILSACGSVIFQSFNFLISSGFTYLGLLTGSDVTAAIDKLSKSDAEEDADFVEYFSFAMDGAALSVVWTHMYDDNDMSKYAGEQLELALKEVQGNHMKKWEAITMLKHVLSSIHYPWIIKSHGLNLMLILAGENHVEEINNHVDFTCYAPRIFATLKAIESVMMAAPAALVRKKAFVALKKVISMVPSSQRFDILQALVNNSTSPSLTAILLDLVREEVSRESRRADNDCVEDDGFRGSGLPRWASHALELVELILRPPEGGPPCLPDHSEQEKDLENCFRKRHCTRCTWSG